The window TTCATCCCTGCAGGTACGGAAAGGCTAAGGGCGAGGAGAACGTGAAGTGTTATTCTGAACACCAGTGACAGAAGGGTTTGGTATGGTAACACAGATCCAATACTGGGGATTAATGAGGTGTAGTTATTAAATGCCCAAAGCTCTTGTCTGATTATTATAATCTTATTTGTCGAGACAATCCCGTGCAATGGATAGGGCCTTTGGTTAGACAACTGATTCTTGATGCAGGACACGTGTCGGtcaagatgttatttggacacatccTCCACTTCGATTCATAACAAGCACACCTCGATGGATGAATTTCATCGCACAAATTAAGATCATGTTTGGTCCCAACTCAAATACATGGTTGTAACTATTAAGACCTCATACTCATACCTTCTTTTTATTATAAGTGGTGAATCACAATTTCCTTGATTGATCTGGTCAAAAGCTGGACTTGATCCTTTAACAAAAGCTTGTTAGAAACCATCGCTTCAAGGTGACATTCCTCTCTTGAGTTCGATAACCCTGGGTCACCTCTGGGGAAATAGGTGCAGGGTACTCTTTGTTCCTTTACCGGATCATTAGAAGGAGGTATCACTGCCTCACATGATCGGGATAATTCGATGTTGtcggtggtgtgtttgttgggacatgGTCGATTGTCACTTTATGTATCAGTATTTTCATTGGAATCAATTGAGGCCCAGTTCTTTTGGTCAATTCTCCCATAATCTTGAGAATCGACCCTCCAcctagcttctcccagaatcttgaaCCCATATATTTTTACAATCCTAACTAGTTAGGATGTGAACAACTAGGGTTGTACAAACAAATATGGATACAAGATTCTGGTAGAAGCTGGACGGAGGGTCGATTCtcaagattctgggagaatcgGTCAAAAGAACTGGGCCTGAATCTTTTGAGGTTTTATTGTGGTGCTCtaaatcccagtgacaaaaaggggcaagacacgtatttgtattatgGCCACTGGGGATAAAACGTCAGTGGTTCATCATATTAATTGATGTTTTGCTATCTGCATTATTTCATCATGCGTATTGCAATGCTCTATTTCTTGTCAACTAAATACCTCGAGATGCTTGCTGGTAGTGGTTTTGGGTGGAgcattagtagtagatgcagttggaTTAATGGTCTACTTATCATGGTTGTAATGCCCATATGAGATTATACCATAAATGATCATAGTCATATATATTGCAATATTAATAGGTACCCAACTCTAATTTTGCTTACCATGCCACTTGctttcttgagagagagagagagagagagagagagagagagagatgtcacTAGCGTACCTATGCCCCCTTGGGTCTATTTTCCTTTACCAAAAACAAATATTTTCCTTGTTGCCCTATGTTATTTTTCCTACCAAATTCAATATTAATGTAGATCAACATGTGGGAAATTTGCTTGTCCATGTTCAAATGTTTTCATGATCATATTTCTTAGCCCTTATAATAATGATAGATTAATTAGCTTCATGTACTATTGTAGATGTGACCAAACAAGTTATCTTATAAATGCAATGTAATGCAACTTCAAACCGCATTTTTTGATTCTTCAACACATATCTATTGAATGCTATTTGTGGCATGCAACTGTAATCAAAGCTAATGTAACATCTCATAGGAATATGTGTGTACCAAGGATTTCACTAAAATAGGTTTATGTATCTAACCATTGCAAAAAAAAAAAGTTCGACGCCGACAGACAACACTCAACACTGGCATCCTTTTCCGCTATTACTTCCATCTCCCTCCACTCCTCCCCTTCCATTTGAGAGCCACTGAAAGCAGACTAGCCTGATCCCGTGCCTCGCTTGACAACTCAGTCGGTCGGTGATGGCTCGGGACATGTGCCCGGATTCTCGCTATGCATATTTAGGTTTATGTAGATTTAGACTCGCCATGAAGGTGTTTGGCGCTATGCCGGTAGTGTGGAGTGCTTCACCGAGCTCTCAGGCCACTTCCGGCAATTCGTCATGGTGGGTCTTCTCTCCTTGGTGCTCCGGTGAGTGGGAGCCGAAGAGGCAGGGGTGCTGACCACTGCCTACATCATGAGTAAGTATGCTTTTACCCTAGATCTAGAGCTTTTGATCTTTCCCCCACAACTCTCTTCATGCCGCCGAGGTAGAGGAAGAGGAGGTGAGTGGATGCCACATCGATCTCCAGTTATGCTACCACTAAGATTTTGATCATCGAGATCATCAACAGGCATGCTTGGAGTGGAGTTATGACATAGATCGTTTACATGCCGGCCTTTGTCACTGATTTACTTCTTCTGGTCAAATTGAAGGGCGAACTTCCGGAGCATTGTTGGCTCCATTCTTTCATCTCGATCTGTCATTTCCAGATGGGTGACAACAATCCCGTTTCGGTCAAGCTTTTGCGAGCTTCTGTAGGTGCTCCAGTGGAGATGGCGAAGCGGATCTGCCGCCCCCAAGTTGTTCATCCTCGGTGGCAACCGCTCTGGTCTTCCGCTGGTACCGTTTACTTGGATCGTATTGCATTTCTAGTTTTTGTTCTGGGGTCCTCTATGGAAGATGCAAGTTCAAAAAAATCACTTATATTGTGCACAGGTCATCCATGTAAACCAGTTGATGTAGCTATCGAACAACACGTCCTAAATCTAACAAAACTTACTTCTTGCATAAATGCTTTACATGAGATTAAGCTAGTCCGCATGGATTGATGACTAGGGTATTATTAAAGAAATTTTTAGTAATATGTCGTTTAACATATTGTGTAGCAGTTACCCCTCGCTCACATCCCTGCCGACAAAGTGAAGCAAACACCCCCTCCCCCCTCTCTATATCTCTCTATTTCATACACTCGTTGTCATGTATTTGCATTTGTCAGCTTTGTTGTACTCTTTACCTGGAGTGTTGGATGTTGTGATAAATGAGGTTGGAACCACTCGCTAGTCTTCAGCGGCGAGGTTAGTACTCTCTCTTGTTCTCTTCTATATAAGGCACACATCATCTTAATAACTCTATCGTCTCCCTCTAcctacctccccctcctctcttgtcTCTCTTCATCTCCCTTCCATATACCTTTTTAACGGGGTTGGGTCCCGAAGGAGTCAGAATCCACTAGACAAGCGTAAAAATACTTTTTACAAAAAATACCCTCTAGAAAGTAAAAATTGCAACCTAGACCAAGCATCTTACAGCAAGGACCCCATATCATCATGATAGATTGTAATTATACCCTGCCTAAAAGCATCACCAAGATCCAAGACCCCTATCGCCGGGGATGAACTAGTTGGGATGGAGGCCTCGCCGCAGCAGCTCCGCCAACTCATCGTCCGTGGATATGGCGGGAGGAATAGCAGGAGCTGGTGCCGAAGTCGCTAGAAATGCCTTCCTACCTTGGCCGTGGTCATTTGTCAACGTCATTTCCGTCGTCACGCGCGTACGTGGTATTAGCGGTCAATATCGATAATCCCGAGGCAACGACCGATAGATGTCTCAAATTCTTGCCGCTCTTGTTCTAAAGCCTCCACATACATAGTACGTATGTAATATAAATTCACAAAAAAAATATACAGAGAAATATATACATACTATGTATATATATACGGATTTAATGGTAGAGTGGTAACGTTCTTCTTGAGAACACAAGGAACACGCGATACGGCACAAAAATGGCTCCTCGAGACCGCAGGACGACCCGATCAAAAGATTTCCTCCTGAGCTCCGGGACGGCGACCGTGGCGGTGAAGTCACCCGGCGGCGTCCCGGACACGCCGCCGGTCCCGTTCGCGTACGGGGGGCTGCTGTACCAGCagagcggcgggcggcggaggtggcgcGAGTGCACCGTCGTGCTGGGCGCCGTGGCCATGGTGGCGCTCTTCGTCACCCACGCGCTCCTCCCAAGGGCCAGCGTGTTGTCCGAGGAGACGCGCGGGGAGGCACGAGCGGAGCAGAACATCATGGTTACCGCCCGCGCCGATGCCGACGGGTTCCCGTGGAGCAACGAGATGCTGCAGTGGCAACGCACCGGGTTCCATTTCCAGCCCGAGAAGAACTACATGAACGGTATGTAATGGAATTCATTGTTCATTTGCTCATTCGAATGGTTGAGTTTTGAGATTCCGTATCTTCTTTCTCCATGCACGGAGAGAGAAAGAAACTGACCGCCTTTTCCTTGTGGATTGATGATGGCTGACATGGCTACGTACCGTGGCGACACGCACGcgtacgcacgcatgcatgcagatCCAAACGGTGAGTACGTCCGTCACTAGCTCGCTGCCCAGCCGTCTGTCTGTCTCTACGTGCTTTAACTCCTTTTTCATTGAGAAATCTCTATGTGCTTAACTGGAACACAACATGCAGCTCCGATGTACTACCGTGGACGGTACCACTTCTTCTACCAGTACAACCCCACCGGAGTCGTCTGGGGCAACATCACGTGGGGCCACGCCGTGTCGCGTGACCTGGTACACTGGCGCCACCTCCCCCTCGCCATGGTGCCCGACCAGTGGTACGACATCCATGGCGTCTTGACCGGCTCCGCCACGATACTCCCCAACGGCACCGTCATCGTGCTCTACACGGGGAAAACCAACACCTCCGCTCAGGTCCAGTGCCTCGCCCTTCCCGCCGACCCTGATGACCACCTCCTTGTCAACTGGACCAAGCATCCCGCCAACCCCGTCATCCTCCCGCCCCCCGGCATCGGCCTCCAGGACTTCCGCGACCCCACCACCGCCTGGTTGGACCAGTCGGACCTGACATGGCGCACCCTCATCGGCTCCAAGGACGACAACGGCCACGCCGGCATCGCCTTGATGTACAAGACCAAGGACTTCATCAGGTACGAGCTCATCCCGGGGGTGCTCCACCGCGTCGAGGGCACCGGCATGTGGGAGTGCGTCGACTTCTACCCGGTCAGCGGCGGCAACAACTCCTCTTCCTCTGAGGAGGCCCTGTACGTGTTGAAGGCGAGCATGGACGATGAACGCCATGACTACTACGCGCTTGGGAGGTATGATGCGGCGACCAACACGTGGACGCCGCTGGACCCAGAGCTGGACGTGGGGTTCGGGCTGAGGTATGACTGGGGAAAGTTTTTCGCTGCCACGTCTTTCTACGACCCGGTGAAACGGCGGCGCGTAATGTGGGCTTATGTCGGCGAGACCGACTCCTTGAGCGCCAACGTTGCCAAGGGATGGGCTTCCGTCCAGGTACACAGTTACTATGCATCGATATGATTTCTTTTTACTTGTGTTTACCATGCATCAACCATTAGTTTCATTCCTTCATTAGGCATGCTCATACACCCTCCATCATGTTTGTTCGATTGGTATGCACAGGTATTTAGATCCTTATTATCTGACTATAACGAAACTTGTGTTATACCTCGGTCCAGGTTGATTTGTCCTCGAACGAAATTTCTAAACATATGCTCCCTCcggtccaaattactcgtcgtggttttagttgaaatgtaaaccacgacgagtaatttgaaacggatgGAGTACTTTCAGCGTTGTATACCGCATATTTGTTAgtcaaaattaaaaattaaaaacatGGGCTCGCCCTACAAAGCTAGATACATGAGTGTAATCGGTCTTCTCTGGTGTGCAATGCAACCTGCTTAAGATGCTAGTGTGTGCTTGATGCTAAATTATTACTATTTACTtattcatcactttcatcatccttTTGCATCTTCTTCTGGTGAGTCCTCATCAATGTCCGTTTCCTCGTGTGATGGCTAATTAAGAAGTATAGCTTAATGTGGAACCATCTGCCTATGGCTCAAATTGTCATGTACTGAACTTTTTTATATTGTGTTGTAGGAAAGTAGCTTTAGAAACATAGAAAGTCGGTTTAACTAACCAGAAAAAGGAATTGAATTTTGCTTGGAAAGCTAGATTAACATAAACCATAGCAACGCCAAACTTGCCCGGCATAAATATGGTGGCCGTTGTGATTGAGGCACGGGTTAGCTTAATTTGTCCGGTCCTAACTAAACACACCAATGGTCGTGTGCATCAACCTATGCATAGGTCGGAGGTTTAGGGTCAGTTTGGTTTCCTTCCACGGCTTGAGACGCCTGGCCTGGGCCCGCCCTGGGAACTGCCTGGCTCCTGTTCGGTTGGTGTCCTCATGAGAAGTGATGAGCCTGGCCTGAAGAATCTGATTAGCCTGCCAACGTAGTTAGCCTGAACCAGGCATCAAGAAAAGGTCGCCTGGACCTGGCCTGGATGTGCCTGGACGTGCTAActcgaacttatcacatgcaaggcACAAAAAACTAGGCAATCAAAGAATATTAAAAGAGGGAATACACAACCAGGCCAGGTCATGGACCAAACGCTATTTGCCTGGCCAGGCAAAAAATTCCAAATACTCAGGCTCAGGCCAGGCATCAAATTTCTCCAGGCATGTTATCCAGGTCACCAACCAAACTAGCTTACTCTCTTTTCTGAAAACAAGCTAAAAACACACACAATCAGGACTTTCTTCATTCATTCCTATATTTTGTTTGTGTGGTCACTTTTTTAATGGAGGAAATCAATGCAGATTGGAAGACCTTTTATTACcaatcatttatatcattttttaagtTCTTGGTAACAATGTGCATTCATAATCAGAGGACTTACCGATCTTACATGTGTGCAGACCATTCCGAGGACGGTAGTGTTGGATGAGAAGACCCGGACGAACCTCCTCCAATGGCCGGTGGAGGAGATCGAGACCCTCCGCTTCAACAGCACCGACTTTGGCGTCATCACTATCCACACTGGATCCATTATACCTCTCCACCTCCGCCAAGCCACACAGCTTGACATCGAGGCCTCCTTTCGCCTAGACACTTCCGCTATTGCCATCATCAACGAGGCTAACGTCAACTACAACTGCAGCACCAGCGGCGGAGCCTCAACCATGGGCCCACTTGGTCCCTTCGGCCTCCTCATCCACGCTGCTGGCAACGGTGGCAGCGAACAACTCGCGGTTTACTTCTATGTGTCGAGGGGCCTCGACGGGGCGCTCCGAACCCACTTCTGCCATGACGAGTTATTGTCGTCCCGAGCGAATGATGTAATGAAGCGGGTGGTGGGCAGCACAGTGCCAGTGCTCGACGGTGAGGCTCTATCTGTGAGGGTGCTCGTGGACCATTCGATCGTGGAGAGCTTCGCGATGGGCGGGAGGTTGACGGCGACGTCGCGGGTATACCCAATGGAAGCCATCCACACGGCGGCGGGGGTGTACCTTTTCAACAACGCCACCGGCTCCTCCATCACCGTCGAGAAGCTTGTAGTTCATGAGATGGCCTCGGCATCTTACAACCAGACTTTCGTCGCCGACAACAACTAGTAGCTTCAGTAAGCTATATACTAATCTGGTAATGGGGTTAGGATCCTCTCAAGTAGCCCGCCATGCAGTACGGTAACTGCCGTTGGACCCGGAACCACATGTCATCCGCACTACAACATCATACAGTAATGCAGAGGATCTCAATCCCTGGCAATGAGGGTCACTTGCCTCCAAACTATAACTCCTATGATAATAACGACGGCTAGTACCTGTACTGGAGTGTTATGGGCGCCTTGCTTTGTGGTTTTTTTGTTAGGTGTATTTGACTTTTTTTTTATCGATTATTATGGTAGGTTGGTTCACTTTGGACTCTCTTTGTGTTGCCTTGGTTAAAATTTTATTGGTTGGATGTTGTGCTTTATCGTTGCGGCTGTTGGGGNNNNNNNNNNNNNNNNNNNNNNNNNNNNNNNNNNNNNNNNNNNNNNNNNNNNNNNNNNNNNNNNNNNNNNNNNNNNNNNNNNNNNNNNNNNNNNNNNNNNNNNNNNNNNNNNNNNNNNNNNNNNNNNNNNNNNNNNNNNNNNNNNNNNNNNNNNNNNNNNNNNNNNNNNNNNNNNNNNNNNNNNNNNNNNNNNNNNNNNNNNNNNNNNNNNNNNNNNNNNNNNNNNNNNNNNNNNNNNNNNNNNNNNNNNNNNNNNNNNNNNNNNNNNNNNNNNNNNNNNNNNNNNNNNNNNNNNNNNNNNNNNNNNNNNNNNNNNNNNNNNNNNNNNNNNNNNNNNNNNNNNNNNNNNNNNNNNNNNNNNNNNNNNNNNNNNNNNNNNNNNNNNNNNNNNNNNNNNNNNNNNNNNNNNNNNNNNNNNNNNNNNNNNNNNNNNNNNNNNNNNNNNGGGGCATGCACTTACCCGGTGTGTTATGTGTCACGTTGCACATTTTAGCAAACATCATCATATACAGCGACAAGCACGTCCATGTATACAACAATGCCCACCCAGCCACCACGAGTACCTGTGGATGAACCCAAGAGGCAAAACCAATAATGCAGACACATACATGTGGGCCCCTCTACGCATCACACCCAGATTCACCATTAGGCTTTGTTGCGAGGGAGCATAGTGTTAAAGGAGATTCATGTAAAAATACAAACCTAGATTGTTAGTTTGTTATAGAACTCGCTGCCTTCGTAAGTTCATAATGACTATTGACATACAAAGACCATCAAAGTGTTGGTGCATGTGC is drawn from Triticum dicoccoides isolate Atlit2015 ecotype Zavitan chromosome 4A, WEW_v2.0, whole genome shotgun sequence and contains these coding sequences:
- the LOC119290011 gene encoding sucrose:sucrose 1-fructosyltransferase-like; translation: MAPRDRRTTRSKDFLLSSGTATVAVKSPGGVPDTPPVPFAYGGLLYQQSGGRRRWRECTVVLGAVAMVALFVTHALLPRASVLSEETRGEARAEQNIMVTARADADGFPWSNEMLQWQRTGFHFQPEKNYMNDPNAPMYYRGRYHFFYQYNPTGVVWGNITWGHAVSRDLVHWRHLPLAMVPDQWYDIHGVLTGSATILPNGTVIVLYTGKTNTSAQVQCLALPADPDDHLLVNWTKHPANPVILPPPGIGLQDFRDPTTAWLDQSDLTWRTLIGSKDDNGHAGIALMYKTKDFIRYELIPGVLHRVEGTGMWECVDFYPVSGGNNSSSSEEALYVLKASMDDERHDYYALGRYDAATNTWTPLDPELDVGFGLRYDWGKFFAATSFYDPVKRRRVMWAYVGETDSLSANVAKGWASVQTIPRTVVLDEKTRTNLLQWPVEEIETLRFNSTDFGVITIHTGSIIPLHLRQATQLDIEASFRLDTSAIAIINEANVNYNCSTSGGASTMGPLGPFGLLIHAAGNGGSEQLAVYFYVSRGLDGALRTHFCHDELLSSRANDVMKRVVGSTVPVLDGEALSVRVLVDHSIVESFAMGGRLTATSRVYPMEAIHTAAGVYLFNNATGSSITVEKLVVHEMASASYNQTFVADNN